In the Candidatus Delongbacteria bacterium genome, GCAGGCAGGCGGCCCAGACTGCGCAGGGTGTCTTCCACCAGATGCTCGCGCACAGCCAGCCGCAGCTCTTCAAGTCCGGCCAGACTGGCCAATGGATCACGGCTCTCCAGCAGACTGTGTCCTGTCACGCGCGAGAAGCCCGGTGTGTCCTCCGGGGCGGCACCGTCCCTCAGCACCAGAATGCAGCGTTCGGTGCGGCCCACCTCCAGCATGCCGAGGATCGCCTCCCGCAGGGGGCGCGGCAGCTCACCCCGCACGGTTTCCAGTATCCCGAAGTCGTGGGTCCACTGGAAACAGGCCTGGAAGTTGGCTGGCATCAGCCCTGCGTGTTCGTCCAGGCAGCGCTCGGCCCGGTGCGTGTACATGGATGGCAACACGCGCTCAGCTCCGGGGTTCGATGCTGTCCACACCCATGAAAGGCCGCAGGGGCGGTGGGATTTCCAGTCCGCCATCTTCGCGCTGCCAGGTTTCCAGCAGGGCCACGATCAGACGACTGGTGGCCAGGCCACTGCCGTTGAGCGTGTGCACGAAACGCGGCTTGCCGCCCGCTTCCTTGAAACGGATGTTGGCGCGGCGCGCCTGGAAGTCCTCGAAATTGCTGCAGCTCGAGCATTCGAGATAACGCTGCTCGCCCGGGCTCCAGACCTCAAGGTCATAGGTCTTGGCGCTGGCGAAACTTGTGTCACCCGTGCAGAGAGTCAGCACCCGATAGTGCAGGTCCAGTTTCCGGAGCACGGTTTCCGCGTTGGCGGTCAGCTTCTCCAGCTCCTCCCAGGACTCCTCCGGTCGGGTCAGTTTGACCAGTTCCACCTTGTTGAACTGGTGAGTGCGCAGAAAGCCTCGCACGTCGCGTCCGTAACTGCCCGCCTCGCGCCGGAAGCAGGGGCTGTAGCCACAGTAGCGCACGGGCAGATCGGCCGCATCCAGAATCTCGCCGGCGTGGATGTTGGTGATGGGCACCTCGGCGGTGGGAATCAGCCAGAGGTCATCGCGCTCGCAGTGATACATGTCGTCGTGCATCTTGGGCAACTGGCCCGTGCCGGTCATCGAGGCGGAATTGACCACGAAGGGCGGCATCACCTCGGTATACCCGTGTTCGCGACTCTGCAGATCGAGCATGAAGTTGATGATGGCACGCTCGAGCCGCGCTCCCAGCCCCGTGTAGAGCGGAAAGCCACTGCCGCTGATCTTGGTGCCGCGCGGAAAATCGAAGAGCCCCAGGGACTCGCCCAGACGTATGTGATCCAGCACCTGGAAGTTCTGGGTCTTCTTGCTGCCCCATTCGCGTTCGACGCGGTTCTCCTTGTCGCTGTGCCCCACGGGCACGCTGGCGTGGGGAGCGTTGGGAATCACCATCAGCAGGTTCTGCTGGGTCTCCTCCAGTTCCTTGAGCTGAAGGTCCAGCTCGCGGATGCGCTCGGCAATGCGCCGGGTCTCGGCCATCGCGCCCTCGGCGTTCTCGCCGCGCTTCTGGGCGGCCGCGATCTCGCGCGAGGCCGTGTTGCGTTCGGCCTTGAGGCTTTCGACCTCAACGATCAGGGTGCGGCGCTTCTCGTCCAGACCCAGGATCTCGCTGAAATCCACCGTGACGTTCTTGGTATTGATCCGGCGCTGAAGCTCTTCCGGCTCACTGCGGATCTGCTTGATGTCGAGCATGGTGCATCCTTGCTTTGAAAAACCGGACCGCCGGGTTGCACCGGCGGCTCGGGGTTCGGGTGATACTCAATCGGGCGCGCGGGCTCTCAGCCTCCGGTCATGATGAACACGGGGCTGCCCAGGAAGTCACGATAGACCGGGCGCAGACGGTCACGGTCGTAGTGGCGTGACACATCCACCAGTTTCTTGGAGCTGGTGATCGTGTTCACCGGGACATGGTCGTAGGCGCCCCGGCGCACGCAGACCAGACGCCCGGACGCCCCCTGGGTGACCAGGTCCATCGCGATGTTGCCAAAGGCCATGGGCACGATGGCATCCACGGAGTCGGGGTCGCCACAGCGAACCAGGTACCCCAGTTTCTGATAGATCACGTTGATCCGGCGGCCCTTGTTGAACTGGGCGCTGCGGTCCTTGATCATCGCGGCCAGCTTCTCACCGATGCCGCCCAGCTTGCGGTGACCGAACATGTCGGTCTCGGCTCCCTCGAAAGCCATGTCGTCCTGTCCGCGGAAGGTCGCGCCTTCGCTGATCAGCACCACGCTGTACTTGCTGGGGTTGATCCGGCGGTCCTCGACCAGCAGCTGGGTCAGGTGATCCACGTCGAAGGGATGCTCGGGAATCACGCAGCGATTGGCCGCACCGGCCATGGTGGGCAGCAGCGCGGTGAATCCCGCGTAGCGGCCGAAGACCTCGAGCACCAGAATGCGCTCATGGCTGCCGGCGCTGGTGCGCAGGGCCCGGGTCATCTCGATGGTGCGCGTGACACAGGTACTGAATCCGATGCAGTAGTCCGTGCCGGGCACGTCGTTGTCCATGGTCTTGGGAATGGCGATCACGCGCACTCCCTCCTTGTGCATGCGTTCCCCGTAGGACAGGGTATCGTCGCCCCCGATCGGGATCAGGGTATCGATGCCAAGGAACTCCAGGTTGGCCAGCACTTCGGGGGTCAGGTCCGCCGTGGTGGCTCCGTCGCCGGGCTGGCCGTACTTCTCGACAAGGTGCTCGGGAATCAGGTTGAGAGGCACGTGACTGGGCCGCGTGCGCGAGGTGTGCAGGAAGGTGCCTCCCGTGCGGGCGGCCCGGTTGACCAGATCTTCGGTCAACTGCATCACGCAGTCGTTCTCGTCGATGGGTCGGTCACGCTGGAGATCGATCAGACCGGCCCAGCCACGCCGGATGCCCACCACGCGGTAGCCGTCGCGCAGCGCGCGCACGGTCAGAGCCCGGATGGCGGGGTTCAGGCCGGGGACGTCGCCACCGCCCGTCAGTATGCCGATCGTCCCTTTGTGGGACTTGAGTGCAGCCATGCGTCCTCCAATGGAATTGGCGTCAGGCGGGGGAGTGATTCCGCCCCCCGCGGACAATGGCGGCCAAGTTAGCAATTGCTTTCCCCAGAGTCGGAGTCGTGCTCGATCAGACCGGCAGCGGCAGACCGAATTCCTGCTCTTCCAGGGCTACTTCGCGGGCGAGATCGGGTGGATAGATCAAGTCCAGTCCGGGCACCTGGGTCTGTGGACTGCTGAGCATGAAACTGCGCAGGCATTCCTGGAACAGTGTGCCGTAGCTGGAGGCGCGGTCGGTGGCGATGACTGCCTGCAGCTTGAACAGGCGCTCGTCGACCTTCACGAACGCCAGCCGGGTCAGCACGCGCTGCCCCTTGTGGATCACGGTGGTCAGCGCCTCGCAGGCATCCATGTTGCGAATGCGAACCGTTTCCATCTCCTGAACCTGGAACTGCAGGTGAGTCAGGCTGTGCTCGCTGGCTTGCAGCAACTGCAGGGTGAAGTCCCGGATGTTCAGCCCCCCATCGATTTCATGGCTGGAAATCGCGATCGAGGCGCCGTGTTCATCCCGCGGGTCCTCCCGGCTGAAGAGCTCATGCCCGGCACGCTCCTGCTGGATCCAGCCCTGGGGCAGGCTGATCCGGAATTCCTCCTTCTCCACGATCTGCCAATGCACCATCCGGTACTCGCGGTCGTGATCGTAGTAGATCCATTCGCCCTTGGGCATGCCGTGAAGAAAACGCCCGATGGCGCTGCGACTGCCCTGCAGGTCCCAGAACTTCCAGAGTCCGGTCTGCAGACCTTCACGGGCGGAGCCGGCCGCCATCAGTTTTCCATTGCGATGATAGGTGCGCACCTTGCCTTCTCCGCCGCTGAGCACACAGCGGTCGTAGCTTTGGCGCGGCAGACCGCTTGGCCAGGTGATCAGAATTTTCTGGGTGCTCATGGGGAGCTTATCGGCTGGGGAGTGGCGCAGGTCAACAGACAAAACGAGTTGTCAGGAACGGGTTCGTCGGCCCTCACACAGGCTCAGGTCAGGCTGTCGCGGCGATGCCAGGAGAAGTTGAGCAGCACCCCCAGAATCAGCAGGGTGGTGAGCACGAAACTGCCCCCATAGGTCAGGAAGGGCATGGGCAGACCCGTGACGGGCATGATGCCCAGAGTCATGCCCGCATTCACCAGCACGTGAAAGAACAGCACGGAGGACAGTCCGGTCATCACGAGGGCACAGTAGCCATTGCGATGCCCCAGCCCCACCACCATCGCGCGAACAAGCAGGACGGTGAACAACGCCAGAACCGTGGATGCCCCCAGGAATCCCCACTCCTCGGCCAGCACGCTGAAGATGAAGTCCGTGTGGCGTTCGGGCAGGAAATCCAGCTGGGTCTGGGTGCCCTGCAACCAGCCCTTGCCGAAGAGCCCCCCACTGCCAACGGCCACCTTGGACTGAATGATCTGGTAACCCGCCCCCAGGGGATCGGCTTCGGGATTGAGAAAGGTCAGAATGCGCTTCTGCTGGTACTCGTGCAGCAGCCCCCAGAGTGCGGGCAAGGAGAATCCGACGGTGGCGGTCAGCCCCAGGATGCCGAAGTTCAGCAGCAGCCCGATCTCGGAATACCAAAGCACCACGGCCAACAGCAGAATGAAGCCCAGCAGCATGAAGATGCTGGTGCTGAGCAGAATCGCCACCAACGGGGCAATCAGAAACAGCGCCCAGGACCAGGGCAGACCGGCACGGATCAGCATGGGAAAGATCACGAAGCCGTAGATCAGGGCGGTCCCCAGGTCGGGTTGCAAGAGCACAAGGAACAGTGGTGTGCCGGCGATCAGCAGAGCGGCGGCGATGTTGCGGAAGCGACTCAGGTCCATGCGGTTGTCGGAAAGGAACCGTGCCAGGGCCAGCACAAGGGCGAACTTGCCCAGCTCGGAGGGCTGGAAATGCAGGGGCCCGATCGCGATCCAGCGCTCGGCACCCATGCCCACGACGCCCATGATCTTTACCGCCAGCAGCAACAGCAGACTGGCGCCATAGACCACCCATGACGTGGCGAACCAGAATCCGGGCGGCAACAGCGCCGCGACCAACAGGACCGGCAATCCCAGCAGATACCAGATCGCCTGGCGCACGGCGTAGTTTTCCACCTGGTTGGCCGACGCACTGGCCAGCACGAGCAGCCCCGCGCCCATCAGAGCCAAAGCACTGAGGAACAGGGTCCAGTCGAATTTGCGGATGAAGGTGCTCAGCACGTTGGCCCCGGTGGTCTCGGATCAGCGCTCCAGCTGACGTTGGTGCCTGCCGCGCCGTGCTGGATGGATGTGGCGCGCCTGCACCCTGTGTCGTGTCTGCACCTAGACGTGAGGGTGCACCACTTCTTCCAGTTTCAGTCCGGTCAGGTTCTCGATGCCGCGTATCAGGTAGATCAGGGCAAGGACCATGACCAGCAGCGAGGGCAGGACGTTCACGGGAAAACTGAGCGCGGTCATCCGGCCCAGTTCGTTGTTGAAGGCCTCGCTGCCCGAAGGACTCACCACGATGAAGCGTGCCAGCAGGTAATTGGTGGTCGCGGACACCAGAAAACTGGCGGCCAGGATCCAGTTGCTCACATTCAGGCGCTTGCGATAGGCTGTTTCGTGGCCGCGTTCGGCCAGGGCGGTATGAACGCGCCGCGTGTCAATCAACTTCTCGACAAGGGTGGCGACCACGGGCCAGCGAGTCCAGCGCGAGATCGCGATGCCCACCCCGATCGCCAGAGGGATCGCGGCTTCCTTGATCGCGATCCAGGAAGGATCCAGCTTCAGCAAGCCGATTCCGCCCGTGAGCAGAACCGAGATCACGCCCAGCACGGAGATCGGACTCAGGCGCTTCTCGCGCCAAAGACCCCAGAGCCCCCATCCGAGAGGCAGGGACAAGGCGAACACAAGTGCGGCCGTATTGCCCAGACGGTGACTCAGTTTCATCAGGATCAACGCGGGCAGGACGATGTTGATCAACAGGTTCAGCAGCGGATGCTCGCGGGTTGCGGGCTTCGCCGGTCGTGTGCTTTCCTGCTCGTCATCAGGCCTGTTCATGCAATCTCCGGCAATGCGGCTGGAATGACTCGTTCGGAGTCGCCGGCGCGAATATACCTTTAGCCTTGCGGCTTTCCTTCCGGGCTTCACACTCCCGGCTCCGTCATTCGCACAGAGT is a window encoding:
- a CDS encoding MFS transporter, with translation MNRPDDEQESTRPAKPATREHPLLNLLINIVLPALILMKLSHRLGNTAALVFALSLPLGWGLWGLWREKRLSPISVLGVISVLLTGGIGLLKLDPSWIAIKEAAIPLAIGVGIAISRWTRWPVVATLVEKLIDTRRVHTALAERGHETAYRKRLNVSNWILAASFLVSATTNYLLARFIVVSPSGSEAFNNELGRMTALSFPVNVLPSLLVMVLALIYLIRGIENLTGLKLEEVVHPHV
- the serS gene encoding serine--tRNA ligase codes for the protein MLDIKQIRSEPEELQRRINTKNVTVDFSEILGLDEKRRTLIVEVESLKAERNTASREIAAAQKRGENAEGAMAETRRIAERIRELDLQLKELEETQQNLLMVIPNAPHASVPVGHSDKENRVEREWGSKKTQNFQVLDHIRLGESLGLFDFPRGTKISGSGFPLYTGLGARLERAIINFMLDLQSREHGYTEVMPPFVVNSASMTGTGQLPKMHDDMYHCERDDLWLIPTAEVPITNIHAGEILDAADLPVRYCGYSPCFRREAGSYGRDVRGFLRTHQFNKVELVKLTRPEESWEELEKLTANAETVLRKLDLHYRVLTLCTGDTSFASAKTYDLEVWSPGEQRYLECSSCSNFEDFQARRANIRFKEAGGKPRFVHTLNGSGLATSRLIVALLETWQREDGGLEIPPPLRPFMGVDSIEPRS
- a CDS encoding 6-phosphofructokinase, coding for MAALKSHKGTIGILTGGGDVPGLNPAIRALTVRALRDGYRVVGIRRGWAGLIDLQRDRPIDENDCVMQLTEDLVNRAARTGGTFLHTSRTRPSHVPLNLIPEHLVEKYGQPGDGATTADLTPEVLANLEFLGIDTLIPIGGDDTLSYGERMHKEGVRVIAIPKTMDNDVPGTDYCIGFSTCVTRTIEMTRALRTSAGSHERILVLEVFGRYAGFTALLPTMAGAANRCVIPEHPFDVDHLTQLLVEDRRINPSKYSVVLISEGATFRGQDDMAFEGAETDMFGHRKLGGIGEKLAAMIKDRSAQFNKGRRINVIYQKLGYLVRCGDPDSVDAIVPMAFGNIAMDLVTQGASGRLVCVRRGAYDHVPVNTITSSKKLVDVSRHYDRDRLRPVYRDFLGSPVFIMTGG
- the rodA gene encoding rod shape-determining protein RodA — encoded protein: MLSTFIRKFDWTLFLSALALMGAGLLVLASASANQVENYAVRQAIWYLLGLPVLLVAALLPPGFWFATSWVVYGASLLLLLAVKIMGVVGMGAERWIAIGPLHFQPSELGKFALVLALARFLSDNRMDLSRFRNIAAALLIAGTPLFLVLLQPDLGTALIYGFVIFPMLIRAGLPWSWALFLIAPLVAILLSTSIFMLLGFILLLAVVLWYSEIGLLLNFGILGLTATVGFSLPALWGLLHEYQQKRILTFLNPEADPLGAGYQIIQSKVAVGSGGLFGKGWLQGTQTQLDFLPERHTDFIFSVLAEEWGFLGASTVLALFTVLLVRAMVVGLGHRNGYCALVMTGLSSVLFFHVLVNAGMTLGIMPVTGLPMPFLTYGGSFVLTTLLILGVLLNFSWHRRDSLT